In Dyadobacter subterraneus, a single genomic region encodes these proteins:
- a CDS encoding FAD-binding and (Fe-S)-binding domain-containing protein: MAPQSSVENSDLQLLASQLTGDLYDDNTMRTLYATDASAYREMPLAVAIPKTLDDIKKLIAYATSNKISLVPRTAGTSLAGQVVGSGIIVDTSKHFTKILEINAEERYVRVEPGVVRDELNMALKPYGLYFGPETSTANRAMIGGMVGNNSCGSNSVVYGSTREHLLEVKAILADGSEVTFGTESTVDFKNKLSITNGQLSLADKIYSKTFEILSNPANQVEIRKEFPKRSVERRNTGYALDMLLETEPFTHFPENGENAVPFNMCKLIAGSEGTLCFLTEIKLNIIPLPPTTQGLLCAHFKTIDEALRATILALKYKPQAVELIDNYVLECAATNKEQKANAFFVQNTEAGEYPAILVVDLSRETKEEVEALAEALRADFIEAGMGYHYPLLFGDDTKKIWTLRKAGLGLLSNLPGDEKAVAVIEDTAVDVYDQPQYIIEFNDILKKHGMSAVHYAHAGSGELHLRPIINLKTKEGHQQFRTIAEEIATLVKKFQGSLSGEHGDGRLRGEFIPQMVGQHNYELFKEIKRTWDPHNILNPGKIVDTPPMDSFLRYEADHFVPEFKTYFRFKDQTVLQHAEQCNGSGDCRKTEMSGGTMCPSFMATRNEKDTTRARANILREMLTNSPKENRFDNKEIKEVYDLCLACKGCKGECPSNVDVAKLKMEFLQHYHDEHGVPMRSWLVGNFSKLNGLASYVPWAYNLIYKNAPLRKIANSIVGFHPERTMPLLKNTTLRAWYDKRAKSKKPASSSARQVYLFCDEFTNFNDVEIGIKAIMVLEKLGYEVIIPNHGTSGRPQLSKGLLKDAKKIAEENIRLLKDIISHDAPLIGIEPSAILTFRDEYPDLVREDMVEDAKKLALNALQFDEFVSREIELKRISKDSFSKEKRVIKLHGHCQQKAISSMIPTKRMLSLPENYTVQLIPSGCCGMAGSFGYEKEHYDISMQIGELVLFPTVRKQADDVIIAAPGTSCRHQIHDGTGRKAMHPAEILFEALV; this comes from the coding sequence AAAAACACTGGATGATATTAAAAAACTGATTGCTTATGCAACCAGTAATAAAATTTCATTGGTACCCAGAACTGCAGGCACTTCACTCGCCGGACAGGTTGTGGGAAGCGGAATTATTGTCGATACTTCGAAGCATTTCACCAAAATTCTGGAAATTAATGCTGAGGAACGTTATGTCAGGGTTGAGCCGGGCGTTGTGCGCGATGAACTGAATATGGCTTTAAAACCATATGGGCTTTATTTCGGTCCGGAGACGTCTACGGCAAACCGCGCTATGATCGGGGGAATGGTTGGAAATAATTCCTGTGGATCCAATTCCGTAGTATATGGAAGTACGCGCGAACATTTGCTGGAAGTAAAAGCAATTCTGGCGGACGGAAGTGAGGTAACTTTTGGTACAGAAAGCACTGTCGATTTTAAAAATAAACTTTCAATTACAAACGGGCAGCTTTCTCTTGCCGATAAAATTTATTCCAAAACTTTTGAAATTTTATCGAATCCAGCCAATCAGGTCGAGATCAGAAAAGAATTTCCAAAACGCAGCGTAGAAAGAAGGAATACCGGTTATGCGCTGGATATGCTTTTGGAAACGGAACCTTTTACGCATTTTCCTGAAAATGGGGAAAATGCGGTTCCTTTTAATATGTGTAAACTTATTGCCGGATCAGAAGGTACACTTTGTTTTCTGACTGAAATCAAATTAAACATTATCCCGCTTCCTCCGACGACACAAGGATTATTGTGCGCTCATTTTAAGACGATTGACGAAGCTTTAAGAGCTACCATTCTGGCTTTAAAATATAAACCGCAGGCTGTTGAGCTGATTGATAACTATGTTCTTGAATGTGCCGCCACAAATAAAGAACAAAAGGCAAACGCATTTTTTGTCCAGAATACTGAGGCGGGAGAATATCCTGCAATTCTGGTTGTGGATCTTTCCAGAGAAACAAAAGAAGAAGTAGAAGCACTGGCCGAAGCTTTGAGAGCCGATTTTATTGAAGCCGGCATGGGTTATCACTATCCGCTTTTATTTGGGGATGATACCAAAAAAATCTGGACACTTAGAAAAGCAGGATTAGGTTTGCTGAGTAATCTTCCGGGTGACGAAAAAGCTGTGGCCGTGATTGAAGATACCGCAGTGGATGTTTATGATCAGCCTCAGTACATTATTGAATTCAATGACATTCTCAAAAAACATGGTATGTCAGCAGTGCATTATGCGCATGCCGGATCGGGAGAATTACATCTTCGTCCGATTATCAATTTAAAGACAAAAGAAGGTCACCAGCAATTCAGAACCATCGCAGAAGAAATTGCGACGCTGGTTAAAAAATTCCAGGGTTCACTTTCCGGTGAACATGGAGACGGACGTTTGCGCGGCGAATTTATTCCGCAAATGGTTGGACAGCATAATTATGAATTGTTTAAGGAAATAAAACGGACCTGGGATCCTCATAATATTCTGAATCCGGGAAAAATCGTTGATACGCCGCCAATGGACAGCTTTTTACGTTACGAGGCGGATCACTTTGTACCGGAGTTCAAAACTTATTTCCGTTTTAAAGATCAGACTGTTTTGCAGCACGCAGAACAATGCAACGGATCAGGCGATTGCCGGAAAACGGAGATGAGCGGTGGAACGATGTGTCCAAGTTTCATGGCGACACGAAATGAAAAAGATACAACGCGTGCAAGAGCCAATATTCTGCGGGAAATGCTGACAAATTCTCCCAAAGAAAACCGGTTTGACAATAAAGAAATCAAGGAAGTATATGATCTCTGCCTGGCCTGCAAAGGTTGCAAAGGCGAATGTCCTTCCAATGTGGATGTCGCGAAATTGAAAATGGAATTTCTTCAGCATTATCATGACGAGCATGGCGTTCCAATGCGCTCGTGGCTGGTTGGGAATTTTTCAAAACTTAACGGTTTGGCCAGTTATGTTCCGTGGGCTTATAATTTGATATATAAAAATGCGCCGCTTCGGAAAATTGCCAATAGCATCGTCGGTTTTCACCCGGAGCGTACCATGCCGTTGTTAAAAAACACAACACTTCGTGCCTGGTATGATAAAAGAGCAAAGAGTAAGAAACCGGCAAGTTCATCCGCCCGTCAGGTTTATCTTTTCTGTGACGAGTTTACCAATTTTAATGACGTTGAAATTGGAATAAAAGCAATCATGGTTTTGGAAAAACTGGGTTATGAAGTAATCATTCCTAACCACGGAACATCCGGAAGACCTCAACTTTCGAAGGGATTATTAAAAGACGCAAAGAAAATCGCAGAAGAAAATATCCGTTTGTTAAAAGATATCATTTCTCACGACGCGCCATTAATCGGTATTGAGCCGTCTGCAATTTTAACTTTCCGCGACGAATATCCTGATCTTGTTCGGGAAGATATGGTGGAAGATGCCAAAAAACTTGCGCTTAATGCTTTGCAGTTTGATGAGTTTGTTTCAAGGGAAATTGAGCTGAAACGCATTTCGAAAGATTCGTTCAGTAAGGAAAAACGAGTGATCAAGTTACACGGTCATTGTCAGCAAAAGGCGATTTCCAGTATGATACCAACGAAAAGAATGCTTTCATTACCGGAAAATTACACCGTTCAGCTAATTCCTTCGGGATGCTGCGGAATGGCGGGATCTTTCGGATATGAAAAGGAGCATTATGATATTTCCATGCAAATTGGAGAGCTTGTACTTTTCCCAACGGTTAGGAAACAGGCTGATGATGTAATTATTGCTGCTCCCGGAACAAGCTGCCGTCACCAGATTCATGATGGTACTGGACGCAAAGCGATGCATCCGGCAGAAATATTATTTGAAGCTTTGGTTTAG
- a CDS encoding Uma2 family endonuclease encodes MTLTVSSKLADFQDELRLDLAIDLDDDSFYDFCQRNPELRFERNPDGTIIIMPLTGGKTGIRNSELSFELVLWNRKHKLGQVFDSSTGFKFQNGATRSPDMAWISNNRWNTLSPQEQDKFPPISPDFVVALMSATDKLKTVQDKMHEYINNGVLLGWLINPKTQEVFIYREDGTVDRIHNFNNLLSGENILPHFEFDLTLLL; translated from the coding sequence ATGACATTAACAGTTAGCAGTAAACTCGCCGATTTTCAGGACGAACTGCGTCTGGATTTAGCCATAGATTTGGATGATGACTCATTTTATGATTTTTGTCAACGGAATCCTGAACTTCGATTTGAACGAAATCCCGACGGTACAATTATCATTATGCCACTTACAGGAGGAAAGACAGGAATTCGAAATTCAGAATTATCATTTGAACTGGTTTTGTGGAACAGAAAACATAAGCTGGGACAGGTTTTCGATTCTTCAACTGGATTTAAATTTCAAAACGGAGCTACGCGATCGCCAGACATGGCTTGGATTAGCAACAATCGATGGAATACACTAAGTCCGCAGGAACAAGATAAATTTCCACCTATTTCACCAGACTTCGTGGTGGCGTTAATGTCTGCCACAGATAAATTGAAAACTGTTCAGGACAAGATGCATGAGTATATAAATAATGGTGTATTACTTGGGTGGCTCATAAATCCGAAAACCCAAGAGGTATTCATTTATCGTGAAGACGGAACGGTAGATCGTATTCACAATTTTAACAACTTATTGTCCGGAGAAAATATTCTTCCCCATTTCGAATTCGACCTTACGCTGCTACTCTAA
- a CDS encoding MFS transporter, which yields MALLSASNNTSALRTVLSLPVIVASLGYFVDVYDLLLFNIVRVPSLRELGLSEADISAIGAKIYNWQQAGLLIGGFFWGIWGDKMGRRSVLFGSILMYSLANIVCGFTNNVEVYSILRFIAGLGLAGELGAGITLIAEILPKHLRGYGASVVASVGLAGAIAAFFAVKLTDWRTAYFIGGGMGLILLVLRFNVLESFLFEKAIESKAKAVQWWTIFTKREKLIRYLRCMGIALPTYLVIGIYATFGNEFAKALGIPGDVQAGTCVLYAYIGIVTGDFFSGFLSQWLQSRRKAILIMLFMTFAGMVALLYGGINSATTLYICYGWLGFSIGYIAMFLTTTAEQFGTNLRATVTTSVANNVRATTLLTLPVFQYLKPDWGVLQAGASVGIVCFVLALLSLWKMEETYGKDLDYVEQ from the coding sequence ATGGCTTTACTTTCTGCTTCAAATAATACTTCTGCACTTCGTACTGTACTTTCATTACCTGTAATCGTGGCTTCACTGGGTTACTTTGTTGATGTTTATGATTTGCTTTTGTTCAACATTGTGAGAGTACCAAGTTTGCGGGAACTGGGTTTGTCGGAAGCAGATATTTCTGCTATCGGAGCGAAAATTTATAACTGGCAGCAGGCTGGTTTGTTGATCGGCGGTTTTTTCTGGGGAATATGGGGAGATAAAATGGGTCGTCGTTCTGTACTTTTCGGCTCGATTCTGATGTATTCTCTGGCGAATATTGTCTGCGGTTTTACCAATAATGTTGAAGTTTATTCAATACTTCGTTTCATTGCCGGTCTCGGACTTGCGGGTGAACTTGGTGCAGGAATTACTTTAATCGCTGAAATTCTTCCCAAACATTTACGTGGTTATGGAGCTTCTGTTGTTGCCAGTGTTGGTCTTGCCGGAGCAATTGCCGCATTTTTTGCAGTAAAACTTACGGATTGGCGAACTGCTTATTTCATCGGTGGCGGAATGGGACTTATCCTTTTGGTGCTCCGTTTCAATGTTCTTGAATCTTTTCTTTTTGAAAAAGCAATTGAAAGTAAAGCAAAAGCAGTGCAATGGTGGACGATTTTTACAAAAAGAGAAAAATTAATTCGTTACCTGCGATGCATGGGCATTGCGTTGCCAACATATCTTGTCATTGGAATTTATGCAACTTTTGGAAATGAATTTGCAAAAGCTTTGGGCATTCCGGGAGATGTTCAGGCGGGAACTTGCGTACTTTATGCTTACATAGGAATTGTGACCGGCGATTTTTTTAGTGGTTTTTTAAGTCAGTGGCTACAATCCAGACGAAAAGCAATATTGATCATGTTGTTCATGACGTTTGCAGGAATGGTCGCGTTGTTATATGGTGGAATCAATTCTGCCACAACCTTATATATATGTTATGGCTGGCTAGGTTTTTCTATAGGTTACATCGCCATGTTTCTTACAACCACCGCAGAACAATTTGGTACTAATCTTCGGGCAACAGTAACGACTTCCGTAGCAAATAATGTCCGCGCAACTACACTTTTAACATTACCTGTTTTTCAATACCTGAAACCTGACTGGGGTGTTCTCCAGGCAGGTGCAAGTGTAGGGATCGTGTGTTTTGTACTTGCTTTACTTTCGCTTTGGAAAATGGAAGAAACGTATGGTAAGGATCTGGATTACGTAGAACAGTAA
- the arfB gene encoding alternative ribosome rescue aminoacyl-tRNA hydrolase ArfB: MINPEKLHTELVFQTARSGGSGGQNVNKVETKVELRFDIPNSALLTDEEKQILIEKLSTKLTNDNVLVIYHQTERSQLANKDKVVEKFNKLIQQAFFVQKKRKATRPTLASKLERLAGKQRKSNVKSMRRKPVDD, encoded by the coding sequence ATGATAAACCCTGAAAAACTACATACTGAGCTCGTTTTTCAAACCGCCAGAAGCGGTGGGAGCGGTGGGCAAAATGTAAATAAAGTAGAAACAAAAGTGGAGCTTAGGTTTGATATTCCAAATTCTGCATTGCTGACAGATGAGGAAAAACAGATACTTATTGAAAAGCTGAGTACCAAACTGACGAATGACAATGTATTGGTAATTTATCACCAAACGGAACGTTCCCAATTGGCAAATAAGGATAAGGTTGTTGAGAAATTCAATAAACTTATCCAGCAGGCATTTTTTGTTCAGAAGAAAAGAAAAGCAACCCGCCCGACACTGGCTTCAAAACTTGAACGACTGGCCGGAAAACAAAGAAAGTCAAATGTAAAATCCATGCGAAGAAAACCGGTAGATGATTAG
- a CDS encoding DUF6600 domain-containing protein — protein sequence MNTMHKFRILGLSLLLIAGISTGEKLQAQPGVSISYQTFYNELAPYGRWINTPQYGSVWTPYVDAGFQPYATNGYWQVTEYGNTWVSDYDWGWAPFHYGRWSYDDYNGWFWIPGYEWGPAWVSWRSGGGYYGWAPMGPGVNINVSINIPSFWWVFVPQQYISSRSWHNYWVPRGGYNNIYGRTTIINNYYRSNNRSYVYGPRRDEIERVTRRPVEIRQIDRDRRGIVMGGDRANSRGYGGNAGSYDRSRSYGSDNRGNNGYNNNGRGASDYNSGNRNGNNGQFGNRSYSGNDNRVPDNRNMPDNRSNNGNNPYNQSQPNRSNERSTPDRGYSAPQRSAQDYGSQRPQDPSVAYGNRGGEAQRQSPAPDQNRSRSYDQPSNSGRSDNYGGQNQGQQRSFDNGASMRSNSSERSGGGESRGGGRSNESHGGGGSERGSRSPR from the coding sequence ATGAACACCATGCATAAATTTCGGATACTGGGCTTGTCGCTTTTACTTATCGCAGGTATTTCAACCGGGGAAAAGTTACAAGCCCAGCCCGGGGTTTCTATTTCATATCAAACTTTTTACAATGAACTGGCACCTTACGGACGCTGGATCAATACACCACAATATGGTTCGGTATGGACACCTTATGTCGATGCAGGATTTCAACCTTATGCAACAAACGGATATTGGCAGGTTACAGAGTATGGAAATACCTGGGTTTCCGACTATGACTGGGGCTGGGCTCCCTTTCATTACGGCCGCTGGTCATATGATGATTATAACGGCTGGTTCTGGATCCCTGGATATGAATGGGGACCTGCGTGGGTGAGCTGGCGATCAGGTGGTGGTTACTATGGCTGGGCACCGATGGGACCTGGGGTAAATATCAACGTATCGATTAATATTCCTTCTTTCTGGTGGGTTTTTGTTCCGCAGCAATATATTTCTAGCCGTAGCTGGCACAATTACTGGGTTCCCCGTGGCGGATATAATAATATCTATGGACGCACAACGATCATCAATAACTATTATCGCAGCAACAACCGTTCTTATGTATACGGTCCAAGACGTGATGAAATTGAACGTGTAACAAGACGTCCGGTAGAAATCCGTCAGATCGATCGTGACCGCAGAGGAATTGTGATGGGTGGCGACCGCGCGAACAGCAGAGGTTATGGTGGCAACGCTGGCAGCTATGACAGATCGCGTTCTTATGGTTCTGATAACAGAGGAAATAATGGCTATAATAATAACGGTAGAGGAGCGAGCGATTATAATTCCGGAAACAGAAACGGTAACAATGGCCAATTTGGTAACAGATCTTATTCAGGAAATGACAACCGTGTTCCCGACAACAGAAATATGCCGGACAATAGAAGCAACAACGGAAATAATCCTTACAATCAAAGTCAGCCAAACCGTTCCAACGAACGTTCAACACCAGACCGCGGTTATTCTGCGCCGCAAAGAAGCGCACAGGATTATGGAAGTCAAAGACCGCAAGATCCGTCAGTTGCTTATGGAAACCGTGGTGGTGAAGCGCAACGTCAATCGCCCGCACCAGACCAAAATCGTTCCCGTTCTTACGATCAGCCATCCAATTCAGGACGCTCAGATAATTATGGCGGACAAAATCAAGGTCAGCAAAGATCCTTTGATAATGGAGCGTCAATGAGATCTAATT